The genomic window CTGGGCCGGCAAAGCACTTACCCCCGCCATTGTCAAAAACAATAAAGCTGTGACCGAAACAAGGCGTCGAGACGTATTCATAAATAGGGCAGTGCTCCTGTTAACCAATCTGTATTGTAGAGCGGTTACCGCGCCGGTACAAGGGGTGGAATCTGGCTCGTATCCTGCTATCATCCTCGGTGATCCTCGCATGACATAAAACATTTCGTGTTCTTTTGGGATAACTGCTACTCTTCTCTCTGCCTGATTTAGCCATGCGGCTGCGCAGGGAAAGTTCGACGGAACTGCTTCTACGTCCTTTTCGTATTGTTTCTCTGACAGGCCATTTTCCAATGCCCGCAGGCGGGATTTGCCCGATCTGCGAAAGAAAGCAGCAATGAGCGCGAAAAAGATTGTTCTAATCGTCGTCGGCGTCCTGGTACTGGCAGGCATCGTCGTAGGCACTATTCTCCATGGGCAGGCCAATGTAACCAAGGTTGCGACGGGCAAAGCGGTGCGCCAGGACCTCGTCTCGATCGTCAATGGCACCGGGCAGATCAAGCCAAAGACTTATGTCAACGTCGGCGCCACCTCCTTTGGACGCATCACGCACCTGAACGTCAAGGAAGGCGACCACGTTAAGAAGGGCACCGTCTTGGCCACGGTCGAGAGCGTTCAGCCGGAGGCGACCGTCGCCGCCCAGCAGGCGACCATTGCGTCGAGCCGCACCGACGTCAGCAGCTACATCGCCGCCGAGAAGACTGCCAGCGCGAACATCGAGGAGTCCAATGCCGATCTGGAGCAGAAGCAACTGGACTATGGCCGCGCCAAGGCGCTGTATCAGGACAAGCTGATCGCGAAGCAGGACTATGACAGCAAAAAGGCGGCCTACGATATGGCCGTTGCGACGCTGGCCCAGCGGCAGGCAGCGTATGCCCAGGCTCTGGCACAGACGGACTCACAACGAGGACATGTGAACCAGGCTGTAGCCAGCCAGCGCGCCAACTTTGATGCGTTGGACAAGACGATCAGCCGCGCCCCGTTCGATGGCCTCGTGACCAACGTTCCGGTGCGCGAGGGAGAGACGGTCGTCGTCGGTATTCAGAATGCCGAAGGCTCGACAATGATGACGCTGGCCGATATGTCGGTCATCACCGCCGAGGTCAAGGTGGACGAGACTGACATCGTCAACGTTGCGTTGGGGCAGCCGGCTGACGTCACCGTCGATGCCCTGCCGGGAAAGATCTTCAAAGGGCATGTCACCCAGGTTGGCGATCAGGCCCTGCTGCGGACCACCGGCATCGCCACCAGTCAGAGCACGACCGGAACGGAAGAGGCCAAGGACTTTAAAGTCGTCGTCACGCTCGATCACCCCTCCGACGATCTTCGCCCCGGACTTTCGGCCACGGCCAAGATCACCACGGCGAACAAGCCCAACGCACTCACCATTCCCATTCAGGCATTGGTCGAGCGCAACGTTGCCGAGGAAAAAGCTTTAGCCGCCAATGCGGGTAAGCCTGCAAAGACGGTTGCTGCCGCGACCACCGCCGCCCCTGGCGACGCCAAGCCGGTTCAGGGCGTCTATATCCTGCAGCCGGAGCGCAAGAAGCTTCGCGTCGTCTTTGTGCCGGTCACGACAGGCATCACAGGAGCTACCGATATCGAGGTGCTCAACGGGCTGAAGGCAGGAGACGAGATTGTGACAGGGCGCTACAAGGTCCTGAGAACCCTCAAGAGCGGTACGGTCGTCAAACGAGACAACACTCCCGAGACGACAACCTCGACCGACCAATCGTAGCCTCAGACTGACACGGGCGGTCACACCGCATAAAAGGAACTACCGCGTCGGCACAAACGTACTATCCTGAAACATGCAGGAACCGGAGAACCGGATGGCCATCGAAACCGCAGTCGATACAACCTTGAGTAACGCCTCCGGCCCACGCGCCGGTGATGTGATCGTGACGGACAATCTCTGGAAGACCTACGAGATGGGCGATCAGCAGGTGAACGCCCTGCGCGGGGTCAACCTGCGCATCCGGCACAATGAATACGTCGCCATCATGGGCCCTTCCGGCTCGGGCAAATCGACGCTGATGAACCTGATCGGCTGCCTCGACTCACCATCGCAGGGCAAGTACTGGTTGAACGGCCACGATGTCTCCGAGTTGAACGACGACGAACTGGCGCGTATTCGCAATAAAGAGATCGGCTTCGTCTTTCAGACGTTCAATCTGCTGGCGCGAGCGACCTCGCTGCACAATGTCGAGCTGCCTCTGATCTACAACGGCACCCCGGCGGCGGAACGCCTTGAACGAGCCAAAAGCGTGCTGGAGTCGGTCGGCCTCGGCGAGCGCATGATGCACAAGCCCAATGAACTCTCAGGCGGCCAGCGGCAGCGCGTCGCTATCGCCCGCGCGCTGGTCAACAAACCGTCGATCATCCTCGCCGACGAGCCGACAGGAAATCTCGATTCCAAAACAGGAGACGAGATCATGGCTCTCTTCGACGACCTGCACGCACAAGGCAACACGATTGTGCTGGTCACCCACGAGCCGGACATCGCCGAGTTTGCGCATCGCGTGGTCACAATTCGCGACGGAGTCATCGCCAGTGACCATATCTCCTCCCGTATCAGCAACAAGGGTAGCAAATCAGCCAATATTAGCGTCTGATTGCATCCATTACGCCTACTGGGGCAGTCTAAAATGGAATGATGGCAAAGTTTCGGCCCTTCAGTCCTCTTGGAGCTTTTGTAGCACTGCTTCTCGTCTGCCCTTCGCTGTTCGGACAGGCAGCCCGCTTCGACCTGACCGGCCCCAAGATCGAGGTCCACGTCACCCGTGACGGGAAGACGCTGCCCATTGCGTCCGTGCCCAACCTGCAGGCAGGCGACAAGATCTGGCTTCATCCCGATCTACCGACTACTCAGTCCGTTCACTATCTGCTGGTGGTCTGCTTCCTTCGCGGCACCACCAACCCTCCGCCGGACGACTGGTTCATCAAGATCCAGACCTGGAACCAGAAGGTGCGCGAAGAAGGCGTGAACGTCTATGTTCCCGATGAGGCGCAGCAGGCAGTCCTCTTTCTCGCCCCGGAGACAGGCGGAGACTTCACCACGCTTCGGTCTGCAGTTCGCGGCCGTCCCGGCATCTTTGTGCGGGCCTCGCAGGACCTTGCCGAGGCCGGATTCGAACAGGCGCGTATCGAGAAGTACCTCGCGGATATGCGGCTGGTGCCTCCCTCCGACCCAAAGGCGCTGCTCGAACACTCGAACCTCATCGCCCGTACCCTCAACCTGAAGCCGAATGAGGACTGCTTCAATCGCCCGATCGATCAGCAGTACACCTGCCTGACCCAGAGCGGAAACCAGACACTGCTCAACGATGGCCACGGCGAGACCGTCGTCTCCAGCCTGACGAATGGCGATGCATCGAACCTGATCAGCGCAGCGAGTTATACCTCATTGGGAGGAGGCGGCCTGTACAGCGCTTATGTGGGAGCGGTGGTCGATCTCGTCCACCTGATGGGCACCCTGCATACGGCGCAGTACCAGTACATTCCCGCCATCGCGTTTCCCGAGGGAGAGAGCCTCAACCTGCGGCTCAATACACCGCCTTCGTTTCATAACCCGAAGTCGGTGATCGTCATCGGCCTGCCTGCCATCCAAGCCTCTACCCTTCCCCCTCTGCGGCCTGCAGATCCGAAGCATGTGACCTGCCTGTTGCAGCCGTCGGTCGCACTTCCGGTCGAAGGCGCTCCTCTGGTCTTTTCGACTTCGTTCGCACATAACCTTGTCCTTCACATCAACGGCACCGGGACTGAGAAAGATATTCCCCTCGTACCCGATGCGTACCGGGGCGGCCTCACCCTTTCCCCGGCCACCGGCGAGCGGAAGCTGCTGACCACTGCCACCACGGATGCTCCGCAGCCGGTTCCTGCGCCCGCCACCAAAATTTCGGCAAAATCCGACCCCTCAGGCAAAGTTACGGGAACCATTACCGGCTTTTGGGGATTCGATCCCTTCACCGGTCCCACCATGCAGTTGCAGACCGTTCCGGGCAAGGATTGGAAGCTGGCAGCAGACGATGTCCTGATCTCAGGACGTGAGAACAATCTCTCGCTCTCCTCGAGCGGAACGGCGTGCGTCCAATCCATCACGCTTGACACGACAGCGGGTAAGCAGGACAAGACCGACTGGAAGGAAGCCGACAAACCGAACCTGATCGACGTTAAGGTCTCGCTCAAATCGGTCGACCCCGGCGCTTTGCACCTCACCGTGCATCAGTATGGCGAGCCCAAGCCGGATACCGTCGCCGCCGAGACCTTCTCCGAACCTGCGACGCTCTCTTCGCTGAAGTTTTACGCGGGAGACACCTCTGCGGTGCTCAACGGCACCAACCTCAACCAGGTCGCGCAGGTTGACATGAAGGGACAGATCTTCATCCCGGCCCCGTTGCCGGTTTCCGCCAACGTGGACGGCTTTAGCCAGCCGCAGAGTGCGGGCACGACCTCTCTGCGACTTGCGTTGCCGGCCAATGCGAATCCTCCCAAGCTGAAGGCGGGCGAAAAGCTCACGGCGCACATCACACTGAAAGATGGGCGCACGCTTACGCTTCCGGTCGAAGTCGACCAGGAGCGCCCATCGGTTACGCTCATCAACAAGCGCATCGCGCCGTCCACAGATAACTCCATCCACCTGGCAGACCCGGATGATCTGCCGGTCACGCAGCAGCTTACCTTTTCGCTCAAGTCAGAGGGTTCATTTCCACGCACTGGCCAGATTGAGATCGCCAATGCCGACAACTCGCTGCACACTACGCTCAGTGTCGCGACGGGCACGCTGATCATGCAGAACCGCCACACGCTGGTGGGCATGTTGGACCCGCTCAAGGCGTTCGGCACTTCGGCCTTCGGCCCACTGCGTCTCCGTGCTGTCGATCCCGACGGCACCGCCGGCGATTGGATTCCGCTGATTACCCTGGTCCGCCTGCCAGCGCTCGAAGACGTGCATTGCCCCTCCGATTCATCGCAGCCCTGCACCATCACCGGATCGAGCCTCTACCTTGTCGATTCCATCGCTATCGATGAGGGCTTCACGAGCCCCACGGACGTTCCCGAGGGCTTTATCGGCACCACGCTCTCGCTCTCG from Granulicella sp. L56 includes these protein-coding regions:
- a CDS encoding efflux RND transporter periplasmic adaptor subunit: MSAKKIVLIVVGVLVLAGIVVGTILHGQANVTKVATGKAVRQDLVSIVNGTGQIKPKTYVNVGATSFGRITHLNVKEGDHVKKGTVLATVESVQPEATVAAQQATIASSRTDVSSYIAAEKTASANIEESNADLEQKQLDYGRAKALYQDKLIAKQDYDSKKAAYDMAVATLAQRQAAYAQALAQTDSQRGHVNQAVASQRANFDALDKTISRAPFDGLVTNVPVREGETVVVGIQNAEGSTMMTLADMSVITAEVKVDETDIVNVALGQPADVTVDALPGKIFKGHVTQVGDQALLRTTGIATSQSTTGTEEAKDFKVVVTLDHPSDDLRPGLSATAKITTANKPNALTIPIQALVERNVAEEKALAANAGKPAKTVAAATTAAPGDAKPVQGVYILQPERKKLRVVFVPVTTGITGATDIEVLNGLKAGDEIVTGRYKVLRTLKSGTVVKRDNTPETTTSTDQS
- a CDS encoding ABC transporter ATP-binding protein, whose protein sequence is MAIETAVDTTLSNASGPRAGDVIVTDNLWKTYEMGDQQVNALRGVNLRIRHNEYVAIMGPSGSGKSTLMNLIGCLDSPSQGKYWLNGHDVSELNDDELARIRNKEIGFVFQTFNLLARATSLHNVELPLIYNGTPAAERLERAKSVLESVGLGERMMHKPNELSGGQRQRVAIARALVNKPSIILADEPTGNLDSKTGDEIMALFDDLHAQGNTIVLVTHEPDIAEFAHRVVTIRDGVIASDHISSRISNKGSKSANISV